The Psychrobacillus sp. FSL K6-2836 nucleotide sequence CTAATCCAAGACTTTCAATACTTAAAGACCTATTTAGGGCAGGAAAAAAATAGTCAAGTTAGCTATGATTTACTTCTCTATCTAGAAAGTGATGACATTTGGAGAATTCATGGGGTAGAGGATTATTTTGTAACTAAAGCAACTATAGTGGATGACGAATTTGTCCAACGGGTGCATACTTTATATAAATCATTTTCTGGAACATACGATCAAACAGTGTTAAAAGAGGCTAGCCCTGAGGAAATTGTTGGTTTATATTATTACTCAGCTAGTCTAGAGGACTATGAAACACAGTATGAATTGTATATTAAAGACAATAGAAGACTGCAGATACCCAAAGATGAATATATAAACGGTGAGCATCAGAATATAGTAGATATTAGGCTTGAAATTAAAGAGATGAAGTTTAAGGATTATTCGAAAGGTGATGGAGTAGTCACGATAACGAAAAATACTAAAGCACATAAGTTTGCAGAGGATTCAGTTCTTGGCTTTCAACTTATCCAAACCGAAAATGGATGGAGACCACCGTTTATGCCAACTCAGTGATTTTTGCCGTCATACTTCCTACTATGTTATAATTTAACATGACTATAACGTATATAAGAAAGTAGGAACGGATTATGACTCAAAATTATAAGGTAGGAGATGTTGTCACAGGTAAAGTTACAGGGATTCAGCCATATGGAGCTTTCGTAAGCCTAGATGAGCAAACACAAGGACTTGTGCATATTTCAGAAATAACATACGGGTTTGTAAAAGAAGTGGAAGAATTTTTAACTGTAGGGCAAGAGGTAGAGGTGAAAATTCTGGAGATCGACGACGAGGCCGGTAAAATTAGTTTATCGATGCGAGAA carries:
- the yugI gene encoding S1 domain-containing post-transcriptional regulator GSP13, which gives rise to MTQNYKVGDVVTGKVTGIQPYGAFVSLDEQTQGLVHISEITYGFVKEVEEFLTVGQEVEVKILEIDDEAGKISLSMRELQEKPALPKRDDRPRKSLQDRVDEHDEEGFNTLKEKLADWIKQSAL